A stretch of the Glutamicibacter sp. JL.03c genome encodes the following:
- a CDS encoding Lrp/AsnC family transcriptional regulator yields the protein MTLPSHSAQAIDEISKEIIEQLQEDGRRSYAAIGKAVGLSEAAVRQRVQKLVESRVMQIVAVTNPLELGFTRQAMISVVANDDISGTADRIAELPEVDYCLVTTGTADILAEVICSSDEDLLRVIGAIRGIDGVLSTNTFTYLSLKKQEYNWGTR from the coding sequence ATGACGTTACCCTCGCACTCAGCACAGGCCATCGACGAAATTTCCAAGGAGATCATCGAGCAGCTGCAGGAAGACGGGCGCCGTTCCTATGCCGCCATCGGCAAAGCAGTCGGACTGAGTGAAGCAGCCGTACGCCAACGCGTGCAGAAGCTGGTCGAGAGTCGCGTTATGCAAATCGTCGCAGTCACCAACCCGTTGGAGCTGGGGTTCACCCGCCAGGCCATGATCAGCGTCGTCGCGAACGACGACATCAGCGGCACCGCCGATCGCATCGCCGAACTGCCCGAAGTGGACTACTGCCTGGTCACCACCGGAACCGCCGACATCCTCGCCGAGGTCATCTGCTCAAGCGATGAAGACCTGCTGCGCGTGATCGGGGCGATCCGCGGGATCGACGGAGTGCTCAGCACCAATACCTTCACCTACCTTTCACTGAAAAAACAGGAATACAACTGGGGAACACGATGA
- a CDS encoding aspartate aminotransferase family protein: MNTPRGTDRQQAARDHLWMHMARHSGISQGAQVPIIARGDGHKIYDDAGREYFDGLAGLFVVNAGHGRAELAEAMAKQAEKLAFMPLWSYAHEPAIDLAERLASYAPGDLNRVFFTTGGGEAVESAFKLAKQHFKMKGKPGKTKVISRALAYHGTPQGALAITSLPDMKTPFEPLVPGTFRVPNTNFYRAPEMFAENEKDFGLWAAERIREAIEFEGPDTVAAVFLEPVQNSGGCFPPPPGYFDRVREICDEYDVLLVSDETICAFGRIGSMFACNDFGYVPDIITSAKALTSGYVPLGVMVVSDKLFEPFTKGDNTFYHGYTFGGHPVAAAVAMANLDIFEREGLNDHVKNNADAFKATLGKLTDLDIVGDVRGAGYFYGIELVKDKSTKQTFNDEESERLLRGYLSPALWEAGLYCRADDRGDPVIQLAPPITIGQPEFDQIESILRTVLKEAASKI; encoded by the coding sequence ATGAACACACCACGTGGTACCGATCGCCAGCAGGCCGCTCGCGATCACCTTTGGATGCACATGGCCCGGCACTCCGGGATCTCCCAAGGCGCGCAGGTTCCGATCATTGCGCGCGGCGACGGGCACAAGATCTATGACGACGCCGGCCGCGAATACTTCGACGGGCTCGCCGGCCTGTTTGTGGTCAACGCTGGGCACGGGCGCGCCGAACTAGCTGAGGCCATGGCGAAGCAGGCCGAGAAGCTGGCTTTCATGCCGCTCTGGTCCTACGCTCACGAACCCGCCATCGACCTGGCCGAACGCCTGGCCAGCTACGCGCCGGGCGATTTGAACCGCGTCTTCTTCACCACCGGTGGCGGCGAAGCGGTGGAGTCGGCCTTCAAGCTGGCCAAGCAGCACTTCAAGATGAAGGGCAAGCCGGGCAAGACCAAGGTCATCTCGCGCGCTCTGGCCTACCACGGCACCCCGCAGGGAGCCCTGGCCATCACCTCGCTGCCTGACATGAAGACCCCGTTCGAGCCGCTGGTGCCAGGCACCTTCCGCGTGCCGAACACCAACTTCTACCGGGCACCTGAAATGTTCGCGGAGAACGAGAAGGACTTCGGCCTCTGGGCTGCGGAGCGCATCCGCGAAGCCATCGAATTCGAAGGCCCCGATACCGTGGCCGCGGTCTTCCTGGAACCGGTGCAGAACTCCGGCGGCTGCTTCCCGCCTCCCCCGGGCTACTTCGATCGGGTGCGGGAAATCTGCGACGAATACGACGTGCTGCTGGTCTCCGACGAGACCATCTGCGCCTTCGGGCGCATCGGCTCGATGTTCGCCTGCAATGACTTCGGCTACGTGCCCGACATCATCACCTCCGCCAAGGCGCTGACCAGCGGCTATGTCCCGCTGGGCGTGATGGTCGTCTCCGACAAGCTGTTCGAGCCCTTCACCAAGGGGGATAACACCTTCTACCACGGCTACACTTTCGGCGGCCACCCGGTCGCTGCCGCGGTGGCGATGGCCAACCTCGATATCTTCGAACGCGAGGGCCTGAACGATCACGTGAAGAACAACGCCGATGCCTTCAAGGCGACGCTGGGCAAGCTGACCGACCTGGACATCGTTGGCGATGTGCGCGGGGCTGGCTACTTCTACGGGATCGAACTGGTCAAGGACAAGAGCACCAAACAGACCTTCAACGACGAGGAGTCCGAGCGGCTGCTGCGCGGCTACCTCTCCCCTGCCCTATGGGAGGCCGGGCTGTATTGCCGTGCGGACGATCGCGGAGACCCGGTCATCCAGCTGGCGCCGCCGATCACCATCGGGCAACCGGAGTTCGATCAGATCGAGTCGATCCTGCGCACGGTGCTGAAAGAGGCAGCCAGCAAGATCTAG
- a CDS encoding ImmA/IrrE family metallo-endopeptidase, giving the protein MTLEPTRIRLARERAALSRSALAASLGICERELARAPERLGNDLADALGCTPRYFHLPAANGIDTERIFFRSPRRTSTAQKRAAAAVGRTGVELYRLITQNFALPATEVPDLSGFSPVDAAGQLRLDWGLGCGVLPDVLHLLESRGVRVLSLPPELDAVKTFSFWEDSQAYIFLASGSAKARRFALAHELGHLLLHSSLGAGSEQVAAAELEADHFAAQLLLPALSLQMRISNSLQIPQLLTLEEHFGVPATVILAHSRASGLLGEKAYCWLSQEIAFEAPAPVEPVTSRVFSLVFPSLQLEHRASTSVIARELGLREEHIHELTFGQAFVVLGGQNQQEPGEIHRGHLRAL; this is encoded by the coding sequence ATGACTTTGGAACCGACCAGAATCAGGCTCGCGCGGGAACGCGCGGCTTTGAGCCGGTCTGCCCTGGCCGCGTCCTTGGGCATCTGCGAGCGGGAACTGGCCCGGGCGCCGGAGCGGCTGGGCAATGACCTGGCTGACGCGCTCGGATGCACCCCGCGTTATTTCCACCTGCCTGCTGCCAATGGCATCGATACCGAACGCATTTTCTTCCGCAGTCCCCGGCGAACCAGCACCGCGCAGAAGCGGGCCGCTGCCGCTGTCGGCCGCACCGGCGTGGAGCTTTACCGCCTGATCACGCAGAACTTCGCCTTGCCAGCCACCGAGGTGCCGGATCTGTCCGGATTTTCGCCGGTTGATGCGGCCGGGCAATTGCGCCTGGATTGGGGCCTGGGCTGCGGGGTGCTGCCCGATGTGCTGCACCTGCTCGAATCCCGCGGGGTGCGGGTGCTGAGCCTGCCGCCTGAACTCGATGCGGTGAAGACCTTCAGCTTCTGGGAGGATTCCCAGGCCTACATCTTCCTGGCCTCCGGGTCCGCGAAGGCCCGCCGTTTTGCCCTCGCCCACGAATTGGGGCACTTGCTGCTGCATTCATCGCTGGGAGCAGGCAGCGAACAGGTAGCGGCCGCGGAACTGGAAGCCGATCACTTTGCCGCCCAGCTCCTGCTGCCGGCATTATCCTTGCAGATGCGGATTTCCAATTCCCTGCAGATCCCGCAGCTGCTCACGCTCGAAGAACATTTCGGGGTGCCAGCCACGGTGATCCTGGCTCATAGCCGGGCCAGCGGCTTGCTGGGCGAAAAGGCCTACTGCTGGCTCTCACAGGAGATCGCGTTCGAAGCGCCGGCACCGGTAGAGCCGGTCACCTCCCGGGTCTTCTCGCTGGTCTTCCCTTCGCTGCAGCTGGAGCATCGGGCCAGCACCTCGGTGATCGCCCGCGAGCTGGGACTGCGCGAGGAGCACATCCATGAGCTGACGTTTGGGCAGGCCTTCGTCGTGCTGGGCGGCCAGAACCAGCAGGAGCCCGGCGAAATCCATCGCGGGCACCTGCGCGCGTTGTAG
- a CDS encoding HNH endonuclease signature motif containing protein: MSTATAQALANLAAASELLAAATAALSDPGLSAGHAACFGLLLETLGAGQSRAQIEAAHALRRTGAHKLDQPSLHAAAQAGADPTMDHFAAAEGRTTAGRTAFRSARSFMQDWLDIPRSTAHDRLIQADCLIGGVDESGAPTEPWLEDLAEDFADPALDPRLLAATALKLHSTRKDLPAGAAGAEQKQRLQSDARQLMHSEPKSARKHIATMVAQVKAGKRPLKALLDEVGLFRRGTRRGLIEYILRVLPSQAAAIEAHFASTGNPATQAGDRQGLQEAEGEFTGDPGEGWDDEATKPDWAREGNTDPPGPDPDLGAEPDADAQPDPEAGAEPDAAGTAGAAGEPAPAWEDLKPERRRLIGLMALLLKDHRANNAAESNRAGLATAQVSIILDYEKMLSGAPRYAVSSSGLGFSPGELRAAMCNAGIYPVILNGRSLPLDLGRTQRLFTKAQGRTIRAAYRGCAYPGCAMPVERCELDHLDAWEKGGCTDIHSASLCCPVHHVERHCGLFHAVKIPGCRPMVLLPPDLDPDQQLRINTYFMTPEEALAAEDLAQRMTAQWRAGQLDVDIVEP, encoded by the coding sequence ATGAGCACAGCAACCGCCCAAGCCCTGGCCAATCTGGCCGCCGCGAGCGAACTTCTCGCCGCGGCTACCGCTGCGCTCAGCGACCCGGGACTCTCCGCCGGCCATGCCGCATGCTTCGGCCTGCTGCTCGAAACGCTGGGTGCCGGGCAATCCCGCGCGCAGATCGAGGCCGCCCATGCGCTGCGCCGCACCGGTGCCCACAAGCTCGACCAGCCCTCCTTGCACGCCGCCGCCCAGGCCGGCGCCGATCCCACCATGGACCACTTCGCCGCCGCTGAAGGCCGCACCACCGCAGGGCGCACCGCCTTCCGCTCGGCCCGCTCCTTCATGCAGGACTGGCTGGATATTCCGCGCAGCACCGCCCACGACCGGCTCATCCAGGCCGACTGCCTGATCGGCGGGGTGGATGAGTCCGGGGCGCCCACCGAACCCTGGCTCGAGGATCTGGCCGAGGACTTCGCCGATCCCGCCCTCGATCCGCGTCTGTTGGCCGCCACCGCGCTGAAGCTGCACTCCACCCGCAAGGACCTGCCGGCGGGTGCGGCCGGCGCCGAACAAAAGCAGCGCCTGCAGTCCGACGCCCGCCAGCTGATGCACAGCGAACCGAAATCCGCGCGCAAGCACATCGCCACCATGGTCGCCCAGGTCAAGGCCGGCAAGCGTCCGCTCAAAGCGCTGCTGGACGAGGTCGGCCTGTTCCGCCGGGGCACCCGCCGCGGGCTGATCGAATACATCCTGCGCGTTCTGCCTTCCCAAGCCGCGGCGATCGAGGCCCATTTCGCCAGCACCGGCAACCCGGCCACCCAGGCCGGGGACCGCCAGGGGCTGCAGGAAGCTGAGGGTGAATTCACCGGCGATCCGGGCGAGGGCTGGGACGATGAAGCCACCAAGCCCGACTGGGCTCGCGAGGGCAATACCGACCCGCCCGGCCCGGATCCCGACCTCGGCGCCGAACCTGACGCCGACGCACAACCCGACCCCGAGGCCGGTGCCGAACCGGATGCCGCCGGAACCGCAGGTGCTGCCGGCGAACCAGCCCCCGCATGGGAAGACCTGAAACCCGAACGGCGCCGGCTGATCGGCCTCATGGCACTACTGCTCAAAGACCACCGAGCGAACAACGCAGCGGAGTCCAACCGCGCCGGCCTGGCCACCGCTCAAGTCAGCATCATTCTGGACTACGAGAAAATGCTCAGTGGCGCGCCGCGCTATGCCGTCAGCTCCTCGGGCCTCGGCTTCTCGCCGGGCGAACTGCGCGCCGCCATGTGCAACGCCGGAATCTACCCGGTCATCCTCAACGGCCGATCCCTGCCACTTGACTTGGGCCGAACCCAGCGCCTGTTCACCAAGGCGCAGGGCCGGACGATCCGCGCCGCCTACCGCGGGTGCGCCTACCCGGGCTGCGCCATGCCCGTCGAACGCTGCGAACTGGACCATCTTGACGCGTGGGAGAAGGGCGGATGCACCGACATCCATTCGGCATCCCTGTGTTGCCCGGTCCATCACGTAGAACGCCACTGCGGGCTCTTCCACGCGGTGAAAATCCCGGGCTGCCGGCCCATGGTCTTGCTCCCGCCGGATCTGGACCCCGACCAGCAATTGCGGATCAACACCTATTTCATGACGCCGGAAGAGGCTTTGGCCGCCGAGGACCTGGCACAGCGGATGACCGCGCAATGGCGCGCAGGGCAGCTCGACGTTGACATCGTCGAGCCCTGA
- a CDS encoding PucR family transcriptional regulator: MNEVLQLPVVQAGDPQVLCAEGLEAELRWVHVTESSENTELLLGRELVLTTLRNVHDVPGFITALRAAGASGVIIEDTSGSVLGVEDLGLPVIVLRRRTRFVAITEVIHQLLVAQQLEAVQFSRSVHEIYTELSLTEADEAQIVSRTAGLLSAPVVLEDVRHRVLAHADAHLENWINRSKFVGYLEHTGRATGTENWLQTPVGAARRRWGRLIVPAELADDDRAALILERAGQALTIARLSGRDERELLYQTRTATLHELAAGHSYSDKELAIRTQALGLAPAAYYAPVVISTSAAASATETQLADRALLEELDQLADSLHLGILAGLLKPGYLSLLLPVRARELVDSTLQGFTRRLAEQLTAPVAIGVGPEGPLGAAITGLEQAAQVAEIVPNLPTRARPYYRFADLRLRGVLSAMGSDARMRAFAHAELASLLNPIDEPALDLLELYLAHSGNKSALAKAGYLSRPTLYARLAKLEAKLGVVLDSAESRASLQVALLWYRMHG; this comes from the coding sequence GTGAACGAGGTCCTCCAGCTGCCCGTGGTGCAGGCCGGCGACCCGCAGGTGCTCTGCGCCGAAGGGCTGGAAGCCGAACTGCGCTGGGTGCACGTGACCGAATCCAGCGAGAACACCGAACTGCTGCTGGGCCGCGAACTGGTGCTCACCACCCTGCGCAATGTGCACGATGTCCCGGGGTTCATCACCGCATTGCGCGCCGCCGGCGCCTCCGGGGTGATCATCGAGGACACCAGCGGAAGCGTGCTTGGCGTCGAAGATCTGGGCCTGCCGGTGATCGTGCTGCGCCGGCGCACCCGCTTTGTGGCGATCACCGAGGTCATCCACCAGCTGCTGGTGGCCCAGCAGCTCGAAGCGGTGCAATTCTCGCGCTCCGTGCACGAAATCTACACCGAGCTTTCGCTGACCGAAGCCGACGAAGCCCAGATCGTCTCGCGCACCGCCGGCTTATTGTCCGCCCCGGTGGTGCTCGAAGATGTCCGCCACCGCGTGCTCGCCCACGCCGATGCGCACCTGGAAAACTGGATCAACCGCTCCAAATTTGTCGGCTACCTGGAGCACACGGGGCGTGCCACCGGGACGGAGAACTGGCTGCAGACCCCGGTGGGCGCCGCCCGCCGGCGCTGGGGACGGCTGATCGTCCCGGCCGAGCTGGCCGACGATGACCGGGCCGCGCTGATCCTCGAACGCGCCGGCCAGGCACTGACCATCGCCCGGCTCTCCGGGCGCGACGAACGCGAACTGCTCTACCAGACCCGCACCGCCACCCTGCACGAACTGGCCGCCGGACACAGCTACAGCGACAAGGAGCTCGCCATCCGCACCCAGGCCCTGGGCTTGGCCCCGGCCGCCTACTATGCCCCGGTGGTCATCTCCACCTCCGCGGCCGCCAGCGCCACCGAAACCCAGCTGGCGGACCGCGCGCTGCTGGAGGAGCTCGATCAGCTCGCCGACTCGCTGCACCTGGGCATCCTCGCCGGCCTGCTCAAACCCGGCTACCTCTCGCTGCTGCTGCCGGTGCGGGCCCGCGAACTGGTGGACTCCACCCTGCAGGGCTTCACCCGGCGCCTGGCCGAACAGCTCACCGCGCCGGTCGCCATCGGCGTGGGCCCCGAAGGGCCCTTGGGTGCCGCCATCACCGGGCTGGAACAGGCCGCGCAGGTCGCGGAAATCGTCCCGAATCTGCCCACCCGCGCCCGGCCCTATTACCGCTTCGCCGACCTGCGCCTGCGCGGGGTGCTCTCGGCCATGGGCAGCGACGCCCGGATGCGCGCCTTCGCCCACGCGGAGCTCGCCTCGCTGCTGAACCCCATCGATGAACCCGCACTCGACCTGCTCGAGCTCTACCTCGCGCACAGCGGCAACAAGTCCGCGCTGGCCAAGGCCGGCTACCTCTCGCGCCCCACCCTGTACGCCCGGCTGGCCAAGCTCGAAGCCAAGCTCGGCGTGGTGCTGGACTCCGCTGAATCCCGCGCCAGCTTGCAAGTGGCGCTGCTCTGGTACCGCATGCACGGATAG
- a CDS encoding CoA-acylating methylmalonate-semialdehyde dehydrogenase — protein sequence MSTTLTDTLQHWINNAAYGADERTGKIYNPATGEVTRTVQLASKATTELAIAAAAEAFPKWRDTSLARRTAIMFNFRQLLAERKGELAAIITAEHGKVLDDALGEVARGLEVVELACNAPYLLKGEYSQNASTGVDVQSLRQPVGVSAIISPFNFPAMVPLWFFPVAIAAGNAVVLKPSEKDPTAAIWLAQLFAEAGLPDGVLNVVHGDKESVDTLLTDPRVSSVSFVGSTPIAQYVYSTGTAHGKRVQAFGGAKNHMLVLPDADLDLAADMAVNAGFGAAGERCMAISVVVALESIADELVAKIAERAQSLRVGDGTRGCDMGPLITGEHKAKVAGYIEAGVAAGAELVIDGRAGTVDAEGEGFFLHPTMFDRVGTDMSIYTDEIFGPVLSVVRVESFNEGIDLINSSPYGNGTAIFTNDGGAARRFEDEIQVGMVGVNVPIPVPVGYHSFGGWKASLFGDQHAYGPEGFKFFTRNKVVTKRWLDPSHGGINLGFPQND from the coding sequence ATGAGCACCACGCTGACCGACACCCTGCAGCACTGGATTAACAACGCCGCCTACGGCGCTGATGAGCGCACCGGCAAGATCTACAACCCCGCCACCGGCGAGGTCACCCGCACCGTGCAGCTGGCCTCCAAGGCCACCACCGAACTGGCCATCGCCGCCGCGGCCGAGGCCTTCCCGAAGTGGCGCGACACCTCGCTGGCCCGCCGCACCGCCATCATGTTCAACTTCCGCCAGCTGCTGGCCGAACGCAAGGGCGAATTGGCCGCGATCATCACCGCCGAGCACGGCAAGGTGCTCGACGACGCGCTGGGCGAGGTCGCCCGCGGCCTGGAAGTCGTCGAACTGGCTTGCAACGCGCCCTACCTGCTCAAGGGCGAATACTCGCAGAACGCCTCCACCGGCGTGGACGTGCAGTCCCTGCGCCAGCCGGTCGGCGTGAGCGCGATCATCTCCCCCTTCAACTTCCCGGCCATGGTCCCGCTGTGGTTCTTCCCGGTGGCCATCGCCGCCGGCAACGCGGTGGTGCTCAAGCCATCGGAGAAGGACCCGACCGCAGCGATCTGGCTCGCCCAGCTCTTCGCCGAGGCCGGCCTGCCCGACGGCGTGCTGAACGTGGTGCACGGCGACAAGGAATCGGTGGACACCCTGCTCACCGATCCGCGCGTCAGCTCGGTCTCCTTCGTCGGCTCCACCCCGATCGCCCAGTACGTGTACTCGACCGGCACCGCGCACGGCAAGCGCGTCCAGGCCTTCGGCGGAGCCAAGAACCACATGCTGGTGCTCCCCGATGCCGATCTGGATCTGGCCGCCGACATGGCCGTGAACGCCGGCTTCGGTGCGGCCGGCGAGCGCTGCATGGCGATCTCCGTGGTCGTGGCGCTGGAGTCGATCGCCGATGAATTGGTGGCCAAGATCGCCGAGCGCGCCCAATCGCTGCGCGTGGGCGACGGCACCCGCGGCTGCGATATGGGCCCGCTGATCACCGGCGAGCACAAGGCCAAGGTGGCCGGCTACATCGAGGCCGGCGTTGCCGCCGGAGCCGAGCTGGTCATCGATGGCCGCGCCGGCACCGTGGATGCCGAGGGCGAAGGCTTCTTCCTGCACCCGACCATGTTCGATCGTGTCGGCACCGACATGAGCATCTACACCGATGAGATCTTCGGCCCGGTCCTCTCGGTGGTCCGCGTCGAGTCCTTCAACGAGGGCATCGACCTGATCAACTCCTCGCCCTACGGCAATGGCACCGCGATCTTCACCAACGACGGTGGCGCCGCCCGCCGCTTCGAGGACGAGATCCAGGTGGGCATGGTCGGCGTGAACGTGCCGATCCCGGTGCCGGTGGGCTACCACTCCTTCGGCGGCTGGAAAGCCTCGCTGTTCGGGGACCAGCACGCCTACGGCCCGGAGGGCTTCAAGTTCTTCACCCGCAACAAGGTGGTCACCAAGCGCTGGCTGGATCCAAGCCACGGCGGCATCAACCTCGGCTTCCCGCAGAACGACTAG
- a CDS encoding aspartate aminotransferase family protein produces the protein MSEQMTEEITGEQIAAGKRAYELDREHVFHSWQAQGPFAPMTILKTEGSYVWDGEGNRLIDLSSQLVNTNIGHQHPKVIAAIQEQAGKLATIAPQHVNDARSEAARLIAEHTPGELDKIFFTNGGADAVEHAVRMARLHTGKHKVLSAYRSYHGGTHLAVNITGDPRRFASDHASDGIVHFFPAYPYRSYFNSSTLEEETQRALKHLEDTILLEGPGTIAAIILESIPGTAGIYLPPPGYLQGVRELTRKHGIVYIADEVMAGFGRSGEWFAVNHFDVVPDLLTFAKGVNSGYVPLGGVAISPEIFETFRENVYPGGLTYSGHPLACAAAAATITAMEDEGMVENAKRLGEEIIGPRLAQFATDHPSVGEVRGTGVFWAIELVKNRETREPLAAYGGSSPEMNQVIGAAKKAGLLPFANFNRLHVVPAMNIEDEVLIEALDRLEQALIVADSFVE, from the coding sequence ATGAGCGAGCAAATGACCGAAGAAATCACCGGCGAGCAGATCGCCGCCGGCAAGCGCGCCTATGAACTGGATCGGGAGCATGTGTTCCATTCCTGGCAGGCGCAGGGCCCCTTTGCCCCGATGACCATCCTGAAGACCGAGGGCTCCTATGTGTGGGATGGCGAGGGCAATAGGCTGATCGACCTCTCCAGCCAGCTGGTGAACACCAATATCGGGCACCAGCATCCCAAGGTCATCGCCGCCATCCAGGAGCAGGCGGGCAAGCTGGCGACCATCGCGCCGCAGCATGTGAATGACGCGCGGTCCGAGGCGGCCCGGCTGATCGCCGAGCACACCCCCGGCGAGCTAGACAAGATCTTCTTCACCAATGGCGGAGCGGATGCGGTGGAGCATGCGGTGCGCATGGCCCGCCTGCACACCGGCAAGCACAAGGTGCTGTCGGCCTACCGCTCCTACCACGGCGGCACCCACCTGGCGGTGAATATCACCGGGGACCCGAGGCGTTTCGCCTCGGATCATGCCAGCGACGGCATCGTGCACTTCTTCCCTGCCTACCCGTACCGTTCCTACTTCAACTCCAGCACGCTGGAGGAGGAGACGCAGCGGGCGCTGAAGCACCTGGAGGATACGATCCTGCTCGAAGGCCCGGGCACCATCGCCGCGATCATCCTGGAATCCATTCCGGGCACTGCCGGTATCTACCTGCCGCCTCCCGGATACCTCCAGGGGGTGCGCGAGCTGACCAGAAAGCATGGCATCGTGTACATCGCCGATGAGGTCATGGCCGGATTCGGGCGCAGCGGCGAATGGTTCGCGGTGAACCACTTTGACGTGGTCCCGGATCTGCTCACCTTCGCCAAGGGCGTGAACTCCGGTTACGTACCACTGGGCGGAGTGGCCATCAGCCCGGAGATCTTCGAGACCTTCCGCGAGAACGTCTACCCTGGCGGGCTCACCTACTCGGGCCACCCGCTGGCCTGCGCCGCCGCGGCGGCTACCATCACCGCGATGGAGGACGAGGGGATGGTGGAGAACGCCAAGCGGCTGGGTGAAGAAATCATCGGCCCGCGCCTGGCGCAGTTCGCCACCGATCACCCATCGGTGGGCGAGGTGCGCGGCACCGGGGTGTTCTGGGCAATCGAGCTGGTGAAGAACCGTGAAACCCGTGAACCGCTGGCCGCCTACGGTGGCAGCAGCCCGGAAATGAACCAGGTGATCGGTGCGGCGAAGAAGGCTGGCCTGCTGCCGTTTGCCAACTTCAACCGGCTGCACGTGGTTCCGGCGATGAATATCGAGGACGAGGTGCTCATCGAAGCACTGGATCGGCTGGAGCAAGCGCTGATCGTGGCCGATAGCTTCGTCGAGTAG